A genomic stretch from Maledivibacter sp. includes:
- a CDS encoding MarR family transcriptional regulator, giving the protein METYTRIINKHILNQKIPKDYGVGFLLYPSEIHTIAAIGLNPGINCMNLSKKMGVTRGATSQIINRLENKNLIHKYKKEGNRKEVCVKLNELGFIAYENQKKIGSKFYKNLHKKIEGASQNEIDFLVKIFKELENFVDMRIGDGSKND; this is encoded by the coding sequence ATGGAAACATATACAAGAATTATTAATAAGCATATATTAAATCAAAAGATTCCGAAGGACTATGGCGTAGGTTTTTTGTTATATCCCTCGGAGATTCATACAATAGCTGCAATAGGATTAAATCCCGGTATAAATTGTATGAATTTATCAAAAAAAATGGGGGTTACAAGGGGAGCAACTTCTCAGATTATAAATCGCTTAGAAAATAAAAACCTAATTCATAAGTATAAAAAAGAAGGTAACAGAAAGGAGGTTTGCGTAAAGTTAAATGAATTGGGTTTCATAGCCTACGAAAATCAGAAAAAAATAGGGAGCAAATTTTACAAGAATTTACACAAAAAAATTGAAGGGGCTTCCCAGAATGAAATAGATTTTTTAGTAAAAATTTTTAAGGAATTAGAAAATTTTGTGGATATGAGAATAGGGGATGGAAGTAAAAATGATTAA
- a CDS encoding EFR1 family ferrodoxin (N-terminal region resembles flavodoxins. C-terminal ferrodoxin region binds two 4Fe-4S clusters.) — protein sequence MEVKMINSNENAKNMNILMAFFSATGNTKKLADVIKNKLEDCGILVTIRDITSYSSRVEKLSVDEYDAVIFGFPIYSMRAPRVCREWLATLDGKGKKSSVFFTYGGFGKDPAHYFIKKLLEKQNFKLVSTAEFLGAHTFNRSGWKAVVDRPNESDFEVAQDYVARTVTRFSGNDSKEVGEFKKPMYDESQFDQAEKYRFGLISQLPTRDSTDCCMCGICEKLCPVNAMDAKTGIANDSCIACFRCIANCPDNVLHTNDISNSWDKKLELHKMTAEEVESLQSRIYL from the coding sequence ATGGAAGTAAAAATGATTAATTCCAATGAAAATGCAAAAAATATGAACATTTTAATGGCGTTTTTTTCTGCTACGGGGAATACAAAAAAGCTAGCAGATGTGATTAAGAATAAATTAGAGGATTGTGGCATTTTAGTCACTATAAGGGATATTACTTCCTATTCTAGTAGGGTAGAAAAACTTTCTGTTGATGAATATGATGCCGTTATCTTTGGATTTCCTATTTATTCTATGAGGGCTCCACGGGTATGTAGGGAGTGGTTGGCGACTCTTGATGGTAAAGGGAAAAAATCTTCAGTTTTCTTTACCTATGGAGGTTTTGGAAAGGATCCAGCCCATTATTTCATAAAGAAATTGTTGGAAAAACAAAATTTCAAGCTTGTATCAACGGCAGAATTTTTAGGAGCCCATACCTTTAATCGTAGTGGGTGGAAGGCTGTTGTGGATCGTCCCAATGAATCGGATTTTGAAGTTGCACAGGACTATGTGGCCAGGACGGTTACAAGATTTTCCGGCAACGATTCAAAGGAGGTTGGAGAATTCAAAAAGCCAATGTATGATGAAAGTCAATTTGATCAAGCGGAAAAATATAGATTTGGCTTGATTTCACAGCTCCCAACAAGGGATTCCACGGACTGCTGTATGTGTGGTATTTGTGAAAAGCTATGTCCAGTGAATGCTATGGATGCTAAAACGGGTATAGCTAATGATAGTTGTATTGCTTGTTTTAGATGTATTGCAAATTGCCCTGATAACGTCCTGCATACCAATGATATATCAAATAGCTGGGATAAAAAGCTGGAGTTACATAAGATGACAGCGGAAGAGGTAGAGAGTCTACAGAGTAGGATATATTTATAA